A region from the Lysobacter antibioticus genome encodes:
- a CDS encoding alpha/beta fold hydrolase yields MQDLLLFSHANGFPAPVYRVMLAALAERFHVVRPERIGHDPRYPVTPDWPHLVEELVARAENAAGNARRIWLVGHSLGGYLSLLAAHRLADSALAGRVAGVVMLDSPLIAGWRARLVSIGRRTGLDNLLMPMRATLQRRRLWPDRTAVREHFLAKPAFACWDQRVLDDYVEHGTRAAADGSRELAFEREIEYRIYHTLPTTALSGLAPSVRVPVGFLAGTRSRELRNAGSAPTQRLVGERWRWIEGGHLFPMERPLDTAQAIAAMIEGMRPAVADEDQASWAQAVNG; encoded by the coding sequence ATGCAAGACCTGCTGTTGTTCTCCCACGCCAATGGCTTCCCGGCCCCGGTCTACCGGGTGATGCTCGCTGCCCTGGCCGAGCGTTTCCATGTCGTCCGGCCCGAGCGCATCGGCCACGACCCCCGTTATCCGGTGACCCCGGACTGGCCGCATCTGGTCGAGGAACTGGTCGCCCGCGCCGAGAACGCCGCCGGCAATGCGCGCCGGATCTGGCTGGTCGGACACTCGCTGGGCGGCTATCTGAGCCTGCTTGCTGCGCACCGGTTGGCCGACTCGGCGCTGGCCGGGCGAGTCGCCGGCGTGGTCATGTTGGATTCGCCCTTGATCGCCGGCTGGCGCGCGCGCCTGGTTTCGATCGGCCGCCGCACCGGCCTGGACAATCTGCTGATGCCGATGCGCGCCACCTTGCAGCGTCGCCGGCTCTGGCCCGACCGCACCGCGGTACGCGAACACTTCCTGGCCAAGCCCGCGTTCGCCTGCTGGGACCAGCGCGTGCTCGACGATTACGTCGAACACGGCACCCGCGCCGCCGCCGACGGCAGCCGCGAACTCGCGTTCGAGCGCGAGATCGAATACCGGATCTATCACACCCTGCCGACCACGGCGCTCAGCGGCCTGGCGCCGTCGGTCCGCGTGCCGGTCGGCTTTCTGGCCGGCACGCGTTCGCGCGAATTACGCAACGCCGGTTCCGCGCCGACCCAGCGACTGGTCGGCGAACGCTGGCGCTGGATCGAGGGCGGCCACCTGTTTCCGATGGAACGGCCGCTGGACACCGCGCAGGCGATCGCGGCGATGATCGAGGGGATGCGGCCGGCCGTTGCCGACGAAGATCAGGCGAGTTGGGCGCAAGCCGTCAATGGCTGA
- a CDS encoding UDP-glucose dehydrogenase family protein, producing the protein MRVTIFGTGYVGLVTGTCLADVGHDVVCVDIDQAKIEGLERGVIPIYEPGLEPMVKANHAAGRLHFTTDAAAAIAHGDLIFIAVGTPPDEDGSADLKYVLAVATTIGRHIERQVVVVNKSTVPVGTADKVHATIVRELQARGVDVAFDVASNPEFLKEGDAVNDCMRPDRIVIGASSPVALEKLKRLYAPFNRNHERIVYMDLRSAELTKYAANAMLATKISFMNEMANIAEKVGADIEMVRHGIGSDPRIGWHFIYPGAGYGGSCFPKDVQALARTAQQHGYQARLLDAVEAVNDSQKGHLFELIQRHYGGDIAGKTFAVWGLAFKPNTDDMREASSRTLLNQLWDAGARVRAYDPEANEEAERIFGEREDLALCDSARAALADADALVVVTEWKQFRSPDFVRVRQALADGVIFDGRNLYHPDEVEAADLAYYGIGRGRSILIDGD; encoded by the coding sequence ATGCGCGTCACCATCTTCGGCACCGGCTATGTGGGTCTGGTCACCGGAACCTGCCTGGCCGATGTCGGTCACGACGTGGTCTGCGTCGATATCGACCAGGCCAAGATCGAAGGCCTCGAGCGCGGGGTGATCCCGATCTACGAGCCCGGCCTGGAGCCGATGGTCAAGGCCAACCACGCCGCCGGCCGTCTCCACTTCACCACCGACGCCGCCGCTGCGATCGCTCATGGCGACCTGATCTTCATCGCCGTGGGCACGCCACCCGACGAGGACGGCAGCGCCGACCTCAAGTACGTGCTCGCCGTGGCGACGACCATCGGCCGCCATATCGAGCGCCAGGTGGTGGTGGTCAACAAGTCGACCGTGCCGGTCGGCACCGCCGACAAGGTCCATGCGACGATCGTCCGCGAATTGCAGGCGCGCGGCGTCGACGTGGCCTTCGATGTGGCCTCCAACCCCGAATTCCTCAAGGAAGGCGATGCGGTCAACGACTGCATGCGTCCCGACCGCATCGTGATCGGCGCGTCCAGCCCGGTCGCGCTGGAAAAACTCAAGCGCCTGTACGCGCCGTTCAACCGCAATCACGAACGCATCGTCTACATGGACCTGCGCTCGGCCGAACTGACCAAGTACGCCGCCAATGCGATGCTGGCGACCAAGATCAGTTTCATGAACGAAATGGCCAACATCGCCGAGAAAGTCGGCGCCGACATCGAAATGGTCCGCCACGGCATCGGTTCGGACCCGCGCATCGGCTGGCACTTCATCTACCCGGGCGCCGGCTACGGCGGCTCGTGCTTCCCGAAGGACGTGCAGGCGCTGGCCCGCACCGCCCAGCAGCACGGCTACCAGGCACGCCTGCTCGACGCGGTGGAAGCGGTCAACGACAGCCAGAAGGGGCATTTGTTCGAGCTGATCCAGCGCCACTACGGCGGCGACATCGCCGGCAAGACCTTCGCGGTCTGGGGCCTGGCGTTCAAGCCGAACACCGACGACATGCGCGAGGCCTCGAGCCGCACGCTGCTGAACCAGTTGTGGGACGCCGGCGCGCGCGTGCGCGCCTACGATCCGGAAGCCAACGAGGAAGCCGAGCGCATCTTCGGCGAGCGCGAGGACCTGGCGCTGTGCGATTCGGCGCGCGCCGCGCTGGCCGATGCCGACGCCCTGGTCGTGGTGACCGAGTGGAAGCAGTTCCGCAGTCCGGATTTCGTGCGGGTGCGCCAGGCCTTGGCCGACGGCGTGATCTTCGACGGGCGCAACCTGTACCATCCCGACGAGGTCGAGGCGGCCGACCTGGCCTATTACGGCATCGGGCGCGGGCGCTCGATCCTGATCGACGGCGATTGA
- a CDS encoding DUF2058 domain-containing protein: MSDTLRDQLLGLGFKPAPKPERPERSERSGDPKRGGKPGERPGAARHDARKPGERGARPHGERPGAGKPGADRPGSERPNANRPQGQRPGAGKPGQGRPGANQGSGRPGQGKPRTREDIDLAKAYAIRAQREKDERIAAEQAKQEEARLRREARAKLAEALKDQALNAPDAEIARHFPYGGKIKRVYVTEAQLKQLNAGELGVVQLEGRYVLVTAAMLEQAEAIFAPAVALKVDPNAPAEDDPYADPLYQVPDDLVW; this comes from the coding sequence ATGAGCGACACTCTTCGCGATCAACTGTTGGGCCTTGGCTTCAAGCCGGCTCCCAAACCCGAACGTCCGGAACGCTCCGAACGCAGCGGCGACCCCAAGCGCGGCGGCAAGCCGGGCGAGCGTCCCGGCGCCGCGCGTCACGATGCGCGCAAGCCCGGCGAGCGCGGTGCACGACCGCACGGCGAACGGCCCGGTGCCGGTAAGCCCGGTGCCGACAGACCCGGCTCCGAGCGCCCCAACGCCAACCGGCCGCAGGGCCAGCGTCCCGGCGCCGGCAAGCCCGGCCAGGGCCGCCCTGGTGCCAATCAGGGCTCAGGCCGGCCGGGGCAGGGCAAGCCGCGCACGCGCGAAGACATCGATCTGGCCAAGGCTTATGCGATCCGCGCCCAGCGCGAGAAAGACGAACGTATCGCCGCCGAGCAAGCCAAGCAGGAAGAGGCGCGCCTGCGCCGCGAAGCCCGCGCCAAGCTCGCCGAAGCGCTCAAGGACCAGGCACTCAATGCGCCCGATGCCGAGATCGCCCGTCACTTCCCTTATGGCGGCAAGATCAAGCGCGTCTACGTCACCGAAGCGCAGCTTAAGCAGCTCAACGCCGGCGAACTCGGCGTGGTCCAGCTCGAAGGCCGTTATGTGTTGGTGACCGCGGCGATGCTGGAGCAGGCCGAGGCGATCTTCGCGCCGGCGGTGGCGCTGAAGGTCGATCCGAATGCGCCGGCCGAGGACGATCCTTACGCCGATCCGTTGTACCAGGTGCCGGACGATCTGGTCTGGTGA
- the metH gene encoding methionine synthase → MTALPRQTRLSGLEPLQITPESNFVNVGERTNVTGSAQFRKLITEARYDEAVVVARQQVENGAQVLDVNMDEGLLDSEQAMVTYLNLIAAEPDIARIPVMVDSSKWTVIEAGLKCLQGKGIVNSISMKEGEAEFLRQARLVRRYGAAVVVMAFDEVGQADTIDRKVEICTRAYKLLTERIGFPPEDIIFDPNVFAVATGIEEHNNYAVDFIEATRELKRRFPYSHISGGVSNVSFSFRGNEAVRQAIHTVFLYHAIKAGMDMGIVNAGGLPLYDDLDSELREAVEDVVLNRRDDSTERLLTLAERYKGKKGEKKVEDLAWRDKPVRDRLSHSLVHGIDQWIEEDAEAARAESTRPLDVIEGPLMAGMNVVGDLFGAGKMFLPQVVKSARVMKKAVAYLLPYIEAEKLRTGDAGKSNGKIVMATVKGDVHDIGKNIVGVVLACNNFDVVDLGVMVPAQTILDRAKAENADLIGLSGLITPSLEEMSHVAREMQRQGFTMPLLIGGATTSRAHTALKIDPHYKSPTIWVKDASRAVGVAQSLISIELREPFVAANASDYAEIRERHRNRGDGKRLVSLEKARGQRFDGHWSEYEPPAPLQPGLHVFDDYPLDELVEYIDWTPFFNTWELAGRYPAILTDEIVGTQASELYRDARAMLKQMVAEKWVQAKAVFGLWPANSVGDDVEVDHVDGDGKRSSVRLHFLRQQVDKPVDRPDLCLADFVAPKDSGRQDWIGGFAVTSGIGIEPHVARFEADHDDYNAIMLKALADRFAEALAERMHQRVRKEFWGYAADETLDNEALIDEGYRGIRPAPGYPACPEHSEKGTLFRMLDATRHTTLELTESFAMYPTAAVSGLYFSHPDSQYFVVGRVSKEQVEDYARRKGATLAQAERWLASNLDYDPE, encoded by the coding sequence ATGACCGCCCTCCCCCGCCAGACCCGTCTCAGCGGCCTCGAACCGCTGCAGATCACGCCCGAAAGCAATTTCGTCAACGTCGGCGAACGCACCAACGTCACCGGCAGCGCGCAGTTCCGCAAGCTGATCACCGAAGCCCGCTACGACGAGGCCGTGGTGGTCGCGCGCCAGCAGGTCGAGAACGGCGCGCAAGTGCTCGACGTCAACATGGACGAAGGTTTGCTCGATTCCGAGCAAGCCATGGTCACCTACCTCAACCTGATCGCGGCCGAGCCCGACATCGCCCGCATCCCGGTAATGGTCGACAGCTCCAAGTGGACGGTGATCGAGGCCGGGCTGAAATGCCTGCAGGGCAAGGGCATCGTCAACTCCATTTCGATGAAGGAAGGCGAAGCCGAGTTCCTGCGCCAGGCCCGCCTGGTCCGGCGTTACGGCGCCGCGGTGGTGGTGATGGCCTTCGACGAGGTCGGCCAGGCCGACACCATCGATCGCAAGGTCGAGATCTGCACCCGCGCTTACAAGCTGCTGACCGAGCGCATCGGTTTCCCGCCCGAGGACATCATCTTCGACCCGAACGTGTTCGCGGTCGCGACCGGCATCGAGGAGCACAACAACTACGCGGTCGATTTCATCGAGGCCACGCGCGAGCTCAAGCGCCGTTTCCCCTACAGCCACATCTCCGGCGGCGTCTCCAACGTCTCGTTCTCGTTCCGCGGCAACGAAGCGGTGCGCCAGGCCATCCACACCGTGTTCCTGTACCACGCCATCAAGGCCGGCATGGACATGGGCATCGTCAACGCCGGCGGCCTGCCGCTGTACGACGACCTCGACAGCGAGCTGCGCGAAGCGGTCGAAGACGTGGTGCTGAACCGCCGCGACGACAGTACCGAGCGCCTGCTGACCCTGGCCGAGCGCTACAAAGGCAAGAAAGGCGAGAAGAAGGTCGAGGACCTGGCCTGGCGCGACAAGCCGGTGCGCGACCGCCTCAGCCATTCGCTGGTGCACGGCATCGACCAGTGGATCGAAGAGGACGCCGAAGCCGCGCGCGCCGAATCCACGCGTCCGCTCGACGTGATCGAAGGCCCGCTGATGGCCGGCATGAACGTGGTCGGCGACCTGTTCGGCGCCGGCAAGATGTTCCTGCCGCAGGTGGTGAAGTCGGCGCGGGTGATGAAGAAGGCCGTGGCCTATCTGCTGCCCTACATCGAGGCCGAAAAACTGCGTACCGGCGACGCCGGCAAGTCCAACGGCAAGATCGTCATGGCCACGGTCAAGGGCGACGTCCACGACATCGGCAAGAACATCGTCGGCGTGGTCCTGGCCTGCAACAACTTCGACGTGGTCGACCTCGGCGTGATGGTGCCGGCGCAGACCATCCTGGACCGCGCCAAGGCCGAGAACGCCGACCTGATCGGCCTGTCCGGGCTGATCACGCCCTCGCTCGAAGAAATGAGCCACGTCGCCCGCGAAATGCAGCGCCAGGGTTTCACCATGCCGCTGTTGATCGGCGGCGCGACCACCTCACGCGCGCACACCGCGCTCAAGATCGACCCGCACTACAAGTCGCCGACGATCTGGGTCAAGGACGCCTCGCGCGCAGTCGGCGTGGCCCAGTCGTTGATCTCGATCGAACTGCGCGAGCCGTTCGTCGCCGCCAACGCTTCCGACTACGCCGAGATCCGTGAGCGCCACCGCAACCGCGGCGACGGCAAGCGCCTGGTCTCGCTGGAAAAAGCCCGCGGCCAGCGCTTCGACGGCCACTGGAGCGAATACGAACCGCCGGCGCCGCTGCAGCCGGGCCTGCACGTGTTCGACGACTACCCGCTCGACGAGTTGGTCGAGTACATCGACTGGACCCCGTTCTTCAACACCTGGGAACTGGCCGGACGCTACCCGGCGATCCTGACCGACGAAATCGTCGGTACCCAGGCCAGCGAGCTCTACCGCGATGCGCGCGCCATGCTCAAGCAGATGGTCGCCGAGAAGTGGGTGCAGGCCAAAGCGGTGTTCGGCTTGTGGCCGGCGAATTCGGTCGGCGACGACGTCGAGGTCGACCACGTGGATGGCGACGGCAAGCGTTCGAGCGTGCGCCTGCACTTCCTGCGCCAACAGGTCGACAAGCCGGTCGACCGGCCCGACCTGTGCCTGGCCGATTTCGTCGCCCCCAAGGACTCCGGCCGCCAGGACTGGATCGGCGGCTTCGCAGTCACCTCCGGCATCGGCATCGAGCCGCACGTCGCCCGCTTCGAGGCCGATCACGACGACTACAACGCGATCATGCTCAAGGCCCTGGCCGACCGCTTCGCCGAGGCCCTGGCCGAACGCATGCACCAGCGCGTGCGCAAGGAATTCTGGGGCTACGCCGCCGACGAGACGCTCGACAACGAGGCCCTGATCGACGAAGGCTACCGCGGCATCCGCCCGGCCCCCGGCTATCCGGCCTGCCCCGAGCACAGCGAGAAGGGCACCCTGTTCCGCATGCTCGACGCGACTCGCCACACCACCCTGGAGCTGACCGAGAGCTTCGCCATGTACCCGACCGCGGCGGTCTCGGGCCTGTATTTCAGCCATCCCGACAGTCAGTACTTCGTGGTCGGCCGGGTCTCCAAGGAGCAGGTCGAGGACTACGCCCGCCGCAAGGGCGCGACCCTGGCGCAGGCCGAACGCTGGCTGGCTTCGAATCTGGATTACGATCCCGAGTAA
- a CDS encoding SlyX family protein has protein sequence MTSELEQRLIDLETRVAFQEHALNELSDALAAARSEEARNSLLMYRALDEIKQLRSAMAATPLTGGDAAGEPPPPHY, from the coding sequence GTGACTTCCGAACTCGAGCAACGCCTGATCGACCTGGAAACGCGCGTAGCGTTCCAGGAGCATGCGCTCAATGAACTCAGCGACGCACTCGCCGCGGCACGCAGCGAGGAAGCGCGCAATTCGCTGCTCATGTACCGCGCGCTCGATGAAATCAAGCAATTGCGCAGTGCCATGGCGGCCACGCCGCTCACCGGCGGCGATGCCGCCGGCGAACCACCCCCGCCGCATTACTGA